The following proteins come from a genomic window of Montipora capricornis isolate CH-2021 chromosome 9, ASM3666992v2, whole genome shotgun sequence:
- the LOC138017916 gene encoding ankyrin repeat and SOCS box protein 5-like, with the protein MGNAPCSRRELEVSPEVLVCKLKRAAYKGSKKDLRELLKAGAPIDGCHKYGKTALHEAVRHGQFRCVEILLNYRANVNIATYDGLTPLHEAAEQGFVDCLIALINHGADVNASTRSQWTALHYAARNGHRDCLDVLLQHGANVNATANGGWRPLHTAVRHGHTMCVELLLFYKAEVDPPLVPSWRILQVPLHHAAEYGHLACLEALLRQGADVNSKTAEGWTAMHSAALYGRTSCVEALIRYGADVDATTVCITQGTSYNDTPLHLAARHSHKMCIKKLIQANANLWIKNCLGLTAERFVTDLRLRDWMENIQRRPRTLQLQCSAAIRNYLKPDKTKNAMKLPLPVHLLRQVLFEQDIKIV; encoded by the exons aTGGGCAACGCTCCTTGTTCAAGGCGAGAACTTGAAGTCAGCCCTGAGGTTTTGGTGTGCAAACTGAAACGAGCCGCTTATAAAGGCTCAAAGAAGGACCTTCGCGAGTTACTCAAGGCTGGAGCTCCGATCGATGGTTGCCATAAATATGGGAAAACGGCACTGCACGAAGCCGTGAGGCACGGTCAGTTTAGATGCGTCGAAATTCTACTGAACTACCGCGCAAATGTTAATATAGCGACATACGATGGTTTAACTCCTCTCCACGAAGCGGCCGAACAAGGCTTCGTAGACTGCTTGATAGCTCTTATAAATCATGGAGCAGACGTGAATGCCTCTACGCGAAGTCAGTGGACAGCGTTGCATTATGCAGCACGGAACGGACACAGGGACTGTTTAGATGTACTTTTACAACATGGGGCGAACGTAAATGCAACCGCAAATGGTGGCTGGAGACCTCTGCATACGGCAGTTCGTCATGGACATACAATGTGTGTTGAACTTTTACTGTTTTACAAGGCCGAAGTGGACCCGCCTCTGGTTCCATCTTGGAGG ATCCTTCAAGTACCCCTTCACCATGCTGCAGAATATGGACACCTGGCATGCTTAGAGGCTCTTCTGCGACAAGGGGCTGATGTTAATTCAAAAACAGCTGAGGGGTGGACAGCAATGCACTCTGCTGCTCTGTATGGAAGGACGTCGTGTGTTGAAGCTCTGATCAg ATATGGTGCTGATGTGGATGCCACAACAGTATGCATCACACAAGGGACATCATACAATGACACACCATTGCATCTTGCAGCGAGACACAGCCATAAAATGTGTATTAAAAAACTTATTCAGGCAAACGCAAACTTGTGGATCAAAAATTGCCTGGGACTTACGGCTGAAAGATTTGTCACTGATTTAAGACTTAGAGACTGGATGGAGAATATTCAAAGACGGCCGCGGACGCTGCAACTTCAGTGTTCTGCAGCGATAAGAAACTATCTCAAACCAGATAAGACGAAAAATGCCATGAAACTTCCACTTCCTGTGCATCTTCTGCGTCAAGTATTGTTTGAGCAAGATATCAAGATTGTATAG